The region CGCCAGGCGAGCCGGGCGTCAACTTCAGCCAGAAAGGAAGAAGGTCCGGTCGCCAGGTAGTGCCCGTAGGTGGTCTCGAAGGAGTCCAGGATGTCCAGAAACAGTTTCTCGCGACCCACGGGTCGTCCCGATGCGATGCGCAGCGAAGTGGCGGAAGTGGAAAGTTCGTCGGGAAACTGTTCACGGGTATGGTTTACGTTGATCCCCATGCCGATCACGATGACCGATTCGTCACTGGAAACGACGCGGGATTCCGCCAGGATGCCGGCGACCTTGCGTCCTCCCATGAGCAGGTCGTTCGGCCACTTGATTTCCACGGACACGCCGGCGGCCGCTTCCAGGACGGGAGCCACGGCCGCGGCCGCACACAACGTAAGCGGTGGAGTCCGGGCGGTGGGCAGCCGGGGCCGGAGCAGGACGGAAGCCCAGATCCCGCATCCGGGGGGCGAGAACCACCCGTATCCGCGGCGGCCCCTGCCGGCCGACTGCTCATCGGCAAGGCAGACCGTCCCATGGGGCGC is a window of Gemmatimonadota bacterium DNA encoding:
- a CDS encoding biotin--[acetyl-CoA-carboxylase] ligase, with amino-acid sequence MNPPTPNNELARFQDRYDAVRMRAMLSSRIFGRVLEYHERVGSTNDVILDLAEQAAPHGTVCLADEQSAGRGRRGYGWFSPPGCGIWASVLLRPRLPTARTPPLTLCAAAAVAPVLEAAAGVSVEIKWPNDLLMGGRKVAGILAESRVVSSDESVIVIGMGINVNHTREQFPDELSTSATSLRIASGRPVGREKLFLDILDSFETTYGHYLATGPSSFLAEVDARLAWR